In Felis catus isolate Fca126 chromosome A2, F.catus_Fca126_mat1.0, whole genome shotgun sequence, the following proteins share a genomic window:
- the CA2H3orf62 gene encoding uncharacterized protein C3orf62 homolog isoform X2 translates to MTGRAAGAGGPGAGGGGSGRPWGSRQIAGSSREPRATPAAREEGPPPPAPHTWSVGYCGLCPVAWIKLQEMRLSGVVCNFICNVILMMLCAFTMYYIIKTWSLLGEMSEKLRRCRKELTAAIDRAFEGVSHSQECSDQQRLEQDTAPPLSFPLPVHRLLCRRHPLAACSSSPAPFAPVPCASETESPAFAPNHAPMNAKPHALCAKRKPLTSKENVLLHSSVWAPERQFWRAAGDGENWRKDSLRKDMEKDLKVDSNMPLSNSSQEVTKDLLDMIGCLASTPDCQGHEEQGKT, encoded by the exons ATGACTGGACGGGCGGCAGGGGCGGGCGGGCCGGGAGCCGGGGGAGGCGGGTCCGGGCGTCCCTGGGGCTCCCGGCAGATTGCAGGTTCCTCCCGAGAACCAAGGGCCACACCCGCCGCACGGGAGGaaggcccccctcccccggccccccacaCCTGGAGTGTGGGTTACTGTGGCCTCTGCCCTGTGGCGTGGATCAAGCTCCAGGAGATGCGCCTTTCAGGGGTGGTTTGCAACTTCATCTGTAACGTTATACTCATGATGCTCTGTGCATTTACAATGTATTACATAATAAAGACGTGGTCGCTTTTAGGGGAAATgtctgaaaaactgagaagatGCAGAAAGGAGCTGACTGCAGCCATTGACCGAGCCTTTGAAGGTGTCAGTCATTCCCAGGAGTGCTCAGACCAGCAGAGGCTGGAGCAGGATACCGCGCCGCcgctctccttccccctccctgtgcACCGGCTCCTCTGCAGGAGGCACCCGCTGGCAGCCTGCTCCTCCTCCCCGGCTCCTTTTGCTCCAGTCCCTTGTGCTTCTGAGACAGAGAGCCCTGCCTTTGCTCCAAACCATGCCCCAATGAATGCAAAGCCACATGCTTTATGCGCGAAAAGAAAACCTCTGACCAGTAAGGAAAACGTATTGCTGCATTCCTCCGTTTGGGCACCCGAAAGACAGTTTTGGAGAGCTGCGGGAGATGGGGAGAACTGGAGAAAAGACAGCCTAAG GAAAGATATGGAGAAAGATTTGAAGGTTGACTCAAACATGCCACTCAGCAATTCTAGCCAAGAGGTCACAAAGGATCTGCTTGATATGATCG GATGCCTGGCCAGCACTCCAGATTGTCAAGGTCATGAAGAACAAGGAAAGACTTGA
- the CA2H3orf62 gene encoding uncharacterized protein C3orf62 homolog isoform X1 gives MTGRAAGAGGPGAGGGGSGRPWGSRQIAGSSREPRATPAAREEGPPPPAPHTWSVGYCGLCPVAWIKLQEMRLSGVVCNFICNVILMMLCAFTMYYIIKTWSLLGEMSEKLRRCRKELTAAIDRAFEGVSHSQECSDQQRLEQDTAPPLSFPLPVHRLLCRRHPLAACSSSPAPFAPVPCASETESPAFAPNHAPMNAKPHALCAKRKPLTSKENVLLHSSVWAPERQFWRAAGDGENWRKDSLRKDMEKDLKVDSNMPLSNSSQEVTKDLLDMIDHASIRAIEELAGKLEFENALSRVCGHCGGSPFREEAWALLSDESPQKASDAEPGSLKQAFDDHSIVETVLDLEEDYNLMASFKYQIE, from the exons ATGACTGGACGGGCGGCAGGGGCGGGCGGGCCGGGAGCCGGGGGAGGCGGGTCCGGGCGTCCCTGGGGCTCCCGGCAGATTGCAGGTTCCTCCCGAGAACCAAGGGCCACACCCGCCGCACGGGAGGaaggcccccctcccccggccccccacaCCTGGAGTGTGGGTTACTGTGGCCTCTGCCCTGTGGCGTGGATCAAGCTCCAGGAGATGCGCCTTTCAGGGGTGGTTTGCAACTTCATCTGTAACGTTATACTCATGATGCTCTGTGCATTTACAATGTATTACATAATAAAGACGTGGTCGCTTTTAGGGGAAATgtctgaaaaactgagaagatGCAGAAAGGAGCTGACTGCAGCCATTGACCGAGCCTTTGAAGGTGTCAGTCATTCCCAGGAGTGCTCAGACCAGCAGAGGCTGGAGCAGGATACCGCGCCGCcgctctccttccccctccctgtgcACCGGCTCCTCTGCAGGAGGCACCCGCTGGCAGCCTGCTCCTCCTCCCCGGCTCCTTTTGCTCCAGTCCCTTGTGCTTCTGAGACAGAGAGCCCTGCCTTTGCTCCAAACCATGCCCCAATGAATGCAAAGCCACATGCTTTATGCGCGAAAAGAAAACCTCTGACCAGTAAGGAAAACGTATTGCTGCATTCCTCCGTTTGGGCACCCGAAAGACAGTTTTGGAGAGCTGCGGGAGATGGGGAGAACTGGAGAAAAGACAGCCTAAG GAAAGATATGGAGAAAGATTTGAAGGTTGACTCAAACATGCCACTCAGCAATTCTAGCCAAGAGGTCACAAAGGATCTGCTTGATATGATCG acCATGCAAGCATCCGAGCTATTGAAGAACTGGCTGGGAAGCTAGAATTTGAAAATGCGCTGAGCCGTGTGTGTGGCCACTGCGGAGGCTCGCCCTTCAGGGAGGAGGCCTGGGCTCTGCTCTCCGATGAGAGCCCTCAGAAGGCCTCAGATGCAGAGCCTGGCAGCCTCAAGCAGGCTTTTGATGATCACAGTATCGTCGAGACTGTGCTGGACTTGGAAGAGGACTACAATTTGATGGCCTCTTTTAAATACCAAATTGAGTAA
- the CA2H3orf62 gene encoding uncharacterized protein C3orf62 homolog isoform X3 produces MSEKLRRCRKELTAAIDRAFEGVSHSQECSDQQRLEQDTAPPLSFPLPVHRLLCRRHPLAACSSSPAPFAPVPCASETESPAFAPNHAPMNAKPHALCAKRKPLTSKENVLLHSSVWAPERQFWRAAGDGENWRKDSLRKDMEKDLKVDSNMPLSNSSQEVTKDLLDMIDHASIRAIEELAGKLEFENALSRVCGHCGGSPFREEAWALLSDESPQKASDAEPGSLKQAFDDHSIVETVLDLEEDYNLMASFKYQIE; encoded by the exons ATgtctgaaaaactgagaagatGCAGAAAGGAGCTGACTGCAGCCATTGACCGAGCCTTTGAAGGTGTCAGTCATTCCCAGGAGTGCTCAGACCAGCAGAGGCTGGAGCAGGATACCGCGCCGCcgctctccttccccctccctgtgcACCGGCTCCTCTGCAGGAGGCACCCGCTGGCAGCCTGCTCCTCCTCCCCGGCTCCTTTTGCTCCAGTCCCTTGTGCTTCTGAGACAGAGAGCCCTGCCTTTGCTCCAAACCATGCCCCAATGAATGCAAAGCCACATGCTTTATGCGCGAAAAGAAAACCTCTGACCAGTAAGGAAAACGTATTGCTGCATTCCTCCGTTTGGGCACCCGAAAGACAGTTTTGGAGAGCTGCGGGAGATGGGGAGAACTGGAGAAAAGACAGCCTAAG GAAAGATATGGAGAAAGATTTGAAGGTTGACTCAAACATGCCACTCAGCAATTCTAGCCAAGAGGTCACAAAGGATCTGCTTGATATGATCG acCATGCAAGCATCCGAGCTATTGAAGAACTGGCTGGGAAGCTAGAATTTGAAAATGCGCTGAGCCGTGTGTGTGGCCACTGCGGAGGCTCGCCCTTCAGGGAGGAGGCCTGGGCTCTGCTCTCCGATGAGAGCCCTCAGAAGGCCTCAGATGCAGAGCCTGGCAGCCTCAAGCAGGCTTTTGATGATCACAGTATCGTCGAGACTGTGCTGGACTTGGAAGAGGACTACAATTTGATGGCCTCTTTTAAATACCAAATTGAGTAA